The region GTTCCCCGAAAAACTCATACTCATTACTTCGTAACACCAAACTCTAAATCTAAATCTTCAACTCTCCCAACGCCTCTTCCAAATCAATGACAACCTTCTCCTTCTCTGTCCCTTTCACCCCATTCCTCGCCCTATACTCCTTGCCTAGCGCCTCCATCACCTTCCCCATTTGTGCATCCTTACCCTCCAACTCCAAGTCCTTCTTCACCCTTGCAAAGTTCTCCTTGACGAAAACCTGGTACTCGCTCTTCTCCCTCTTTCCATCCTTGCCCACAGCGGCACCGGCGCCTACACCACGCGGCGTAGGTTTCGTCTGAGCAAGTCTCCCCTTACACTTGCCGCAGGAATGGCGTGCGGGATCCACAGATTTCGAATGGCGCTTGAACTCGTAGCCGCAAGCAATGCATTCCCAGACGTACTTGTATTCGATTTGATACGAGTGCTTGGTCGTGACTTCAACGCCTTGATTTGTGAAGGCGGCAGTGGCCTTGCGGCCCCACGATTTGAACTCTGCGCCGTGCGGATTGTTGCGCACTTCACTAATCATAAAGGTTGTGAGATGACAGAATTCGTGCGCGAGGACATTGTACAAGCGTTCCTCGTCGTCGATTACTTTTTCCGCGAGTTCAATAGAGCAGTGGTGCCGGATTTCAACACGCGTATCGGTGGGTAATGGGCCGGTTCGAATGCGGATTTGCTCTCTACGCCAATTTGCTCGACCGGCTGTTGTTTTGAGAGTTTTGGACCACACTAGCTTGATGCCACCTGTAGGTTTGGAAAGTTCGTGGATGCGACCGTCGGAAATTTTGTTATCTAATTCGACTAAGAAGGCCTCAGCTATGGCGTGTTTTCTCTCGGCGAAAGCTTTGCGTTGTTCGCGGATTTGCTTGATGTTCGGCGTTGCTGTAATCTCAGgtgccttcttcttgacTGGACCGCGACTGGTTGGCTTTTTCTTGGGGCTGACTGTAGGGCTTTCGTATCCTTCATCGCTGCTGTCTTCTAGGGCTACACCTTCCATCATCTTGACGATATCCTCCCTCCATTTCTGCTTCTTTGGAGAGACGATGGGTTTGGTCGGTGAGTGGCGGTCGGTCCAATCATTCACAGCTGCAGGATTCCAGAAAGCATCCAGGCTGGGTCTTCCGTCTATGTCAGCAGCTTTCGGAATGGCAGACTTCTTTTTGGAAGGCGATACAAGTTTAGTTGGGCCAGGGGGAGCCAGTGGGGGTGTTCCTGGTCTCGAAACAGGCGGTGCTTTGCGTGGCGAGCGTTTCTTGGTAGGCGTTGGCGAATATGTAAGTATGGCTAAGGGAGCATTGGATGCTGAGCTGGTAGGGCGAGATGATGCTGCGAAAGAACTTGACCGGACGTGGGTCGGTTGTGGAAGGACGAAAGATGCTGGTGCCTCTGGCGAATCCGAAAGGTCAATGACTTCCTGCGCCCAATTCGATATGGTACTGTGGCCTTTTCTGTGCGGTGGGCGCATGGACGTTAGGTTCGCTGGCTCTTGGACCGGCGCTGTTGGTTTGAGCTCAGGAATCTTGAACGATGGTTTGCGAGGATGAGCAGCGGCTTGCAAGTCGCTCATATCaccctcttcctcttcgcTGTCGGACACTACGCGCCGGGCACGTGGTTGTCGCCGTCGGTTCCTGGTATCCACAATCGCGTCTTCATCTTCTGTATCATCGCTATTATCTGCGACTGGCTCAGCAACTTCTCGCTGAGTTTCCGCTTCCTCATCGCCACACCACAGACTTGTCTCAGCCTCCTCAActtcctcgtcttcctcAGCTTCGACAGCCTGCTCCTTTGGCTCTTGTCCCCGGCCCCGCGACCGTTCAGCAGCCACTTGTACTTCTGCCTCTGCTACAACTTGAATTGTAGGCTTGCGTGTCTGCTTGTTGACTACACTCTTGGCAAGGCTTTTCGCGTACATGAGCCTGTCCCTCCTTTCCACATCGACATCTGTTGTCCCGCTTCGGACTCTCCTCTCCCGCTTCTTCTTTTCCGGGCTCGCTAAGCTCTCGTCACTCAGTTTCCTGAGTAGGCGGCTGTTACTTTCTACCGGTCGCAATACTCGTTGCTTTCGTGGAGTAAGCGCATCTTTGGGTGTCGCTGTCTTAGGCATGCGAAACGACTGCTCTGTGTCGTCGGCAAAGCTGTCACCGCGTGCTGTGCGCCTCGAGCTCTTTGGAACCAGCACCAAGCTTTCATCGTCTTGTGATGATGCATATTGTAGAGTGGCTTTCCGGGGACTTGCACGCGTCGCTCTCGCTTCTGTGGGGGGCATAAAAATGGTTGGTTCGTTTGGGCTCGGTTTACGTAGACGTGCCATGTTTGCGATATGCAGGCGTGCAGTATGTATGGATAATTGGGGGTTCAGGTGCACGATTGGTTCTAGGAATGATGATCCCGAAAGGGTGTTCGCGCTGGCTGGTCGTATTTGTTTTCGCTGGTTGGCCCGGTAACTAAAAGGTCACGTGCATCTCCACGTATCGATGATGCACGAGCACAGGCGGATTCATCCTTCTAGACATACTTATCCAGCCCTGGCGTATACATGAGATCAACTTTTAATGTACGCCTAGACGACGAGAATATGTATATATCCAATTGAGATGTAGTCATGACAGATTTGATGTTGCAGGGGCATGCATGTTTCAGTTCAGGCCTTATTCCCTGCATACCATGTGTACCATCAACGCATTTACCGAGTGTCTAACGAGAAATCATTCATACATTGCATGCTAACCGTCAATAATACAAGCAAACCCAATCAGATCGAGCCTGGTGAACCTTTTACGTGAGGTCCACTACTACATCTTCCACAAGCGTCCAGCCCTTCTTCATTCGTCTGATCCACTCACGCGGGGTATTCTGTCGTACTCTATATACATCCCCAACTGTAATCTTTTTGTTCGCCCTAATCTCCTAAGCATTTACTGCTTGGCGTTCTTGGCCATGGTGTTAAGAGCGCTACCGTTCTTGAACCACTCAATTTGGCCCTCGTTGAAGGTGTGCGAGAGCTTGATTTGGAATTCCTTGCTGCCATCGGCAGGGTGAACAGTCATGGTCAAGGGCTTTCCGGGAGCAAGCTCGGTGGAAGCCAAGTCAACCCTGTCGTTGGGGCCAATCTTGTCGTAGTCGGCCGGGTCGGAGAAGGTAAGAGGAAGCATACCCTGCTTCTTCAAGTTGGTCTCATGGATACGGGCGAAGGAACGGGTAATGATGGCAGCGCCACCCAAGTGCCTGGGCTCAAGCGCAGCGTGCTCACGGGAAGAACCCTCGCCATAGTTCCAGTCACCAATGACAACCCACGGGACGCCGTTCTTCTTGTAGTCACGGGCAACGTCGGGAACGGCACCGTATTCACCGTTGAGAGCGTTCTTGACCTTGTTGGCCTCGCCGTTCTCAGCGTTGATAGCACCAATCAACATGTTGTTGGAAATGTTGTCCAAGTGTCCACGGTACTTCAACCAGGGACCGGCCATGGAGATGTGGTCAGTGGTAGTCTTTCCCTGGCACTTGATAAGGATGGGGAGGTTCTTTGCATCTTTACCGTCCCAGGCGGAGAAAGGAGACAGAAGCTGGAGGCGGTCCGAGGTAGGGGAGACAGCGACGGAGACGGAAGCACGGTCCTCGGGGGGAGCCTGGTAGGTGTCTTGACCGGGGTCGTAGCCGTTGGCAGGAAGACCGGCACCGGTGGGCTCCTTGAGCTTGAACTTCTTGCCGTCGGCTCCGGTCAGCTCATCTGTAAGTGGGTTGAAGTTCAAGGTTCCGGCGATGGTCATAGCGACGACGAGGTCAGGCGAAGTGACGAAGGAGTGGGTGGCGGGGTTGGCGTCGTTACGTCCTGTGAAGTTACGGTTGTAGGACGAGATGATGGAGTTGGCTTGGCCTGGATTTAGTTAGTAGATGTCCGTTGCAGTCTACATTCAATACATACCCTTCTTTACATCTTTGCGATCCCACTGCCCTGTTTAATCATTAGTTACTAGTCTAAACATAGATAAACGTGAACGCGAATACGCAATTAATTGAGAGATAAGAGAAGAGGAAAGTGCACCATCAACATCTGAAGCACCACAAGTCAATGGAGAAGCCATGGTAGAAGCGAGGTCATCCATGAGCGTGAAGTCCGACACACCATCGAAACCGAAGGAGTAGCCAGCCGTTGGTGTGTTATAGTCATGAACGTCCAGATTAATGGGCGCGTCGCGGGTACCGTATGGGGCCGTAGAGTCCGACGTACCATCATCGGTACCCATGGCAGAGCTTGTCGTTGGGGTGTCGTAGTCGTCAACGATGTCCCGATCGATGGGCATGCAGCGGCCATCATATGGCATGATGGCATCCGGGGCATCGTTGAGGTTGGTGGTGGACCCAGTTGCTAGTGCATTTTCGTCTTGACCATCATCCAAGGTGACTGGACTATCACTGGTTTCAGATGGCGTGACAGCGACAGAAACACCTGGGGTGATGATACCACCCTTGGCAGTTGGCTTGAAATGCGACATAAATGCCtaagacgaagaagatggcGCTGGGAGAGCATGCGTGGGATTGTTGAAGAGCCATTTGCGATTCAACTCTCTCCAAACGCGACGCATCGCAATGACATAGCGCGATGAGTCCATATGATGTGGGGCATTCATCCCCTTCATGCAGATGCAAGAAGCATGGAGGATGAGAGATGGCTTGCTTGAATCCTCAAGAGTGCAAGGTTCAAGGCTACGCCATATGAGCCCGAAAGTGGTGGTTGCAGCAGGGAATTCAGCGGTGAGTCCAGGTGAGTTGAAGGTGGTAGATCCAGTGATGTGTCCAGTCAAGTCCATAGATAATATGGCTACTTCAGATGCTGACGGTGTTTCAAGTACAAACCTTGCATATACAAACCTTGGGGTATAAGGGGAGAAGGAGAACACAAAGCAATCAAGAGAATGAAAGGGAGTAATTACCTGCACACAGTTAGCAGTGAGCAGGAAAAGTTGTGACAATGAAGCCGAGAGGCCTTCGTGACACTTTACAGTATGTATATAATATGTAAAGTATCGCAAAGGACTCCAAACTCAGAATTGATGAAATGGGAGACGAACCGATACAAGGCCTACGTTTCGATTAGTACAAGCCATCAGATAGGTTCAGAGATAACGACTTACCCGCAAGCGTTTGCGAGGACCATGCCACCAAACTCCTCAAAGGTCTTGAGCTGACCATCACGAGCAATGGTAGCCCTGATCTGTTCGGAACCGGGGGTGACGGTGAAAAGGGACTTGGCCTTGACACCGTGAGCCATGGCATCCTCAGCGATGGAGGCAGCACGGCTCATGTCCTCGTATGAGGAGTTTGTGCAAGAGCCGATAAGACCGACCTTGAGCTCCTCAGGCCAGTTGTTGGCCTTGACAGCCTCCTTAAACTTGCTGATGGGTGTAGCCAGATCGGGGGTGAAGGGACCGTTGATGTGGGGCTCGAGCTCGTCAAGGTTGATCTCAATGAGCTCGTCGTACTGGGCACCCTCATCCTCGCGGAGCTGGGAAGCATATTCGCGGGAGAAATCACCAATGTCGCGACGCTTGGTCGCAGCGAGGTAGTCGTACATGCGGTCGTTGAAGGGGAAGACTGAGGTGGTGGCACCAATCTCAGCACCCATGTTGCAGATGGTGGCCATGCCGGTGCAGGACAAGCTCTCGGTACCGGGTCCGTGGTATTCGACGATAGCACCAGTTCCACCCTTAACAGTGAGGATACCGGCGACCTTGAGAATGATGTCTGTGCGCCATGTTAGCATATTTTTGTTGTGTGTGGGCTATTTGGATACATACCCTTGGGAGCAGTCCAGCCGGACAGCTTTCCGGTCAGCTTAACACCAATAACCTTGGGAGCCTTGAGCTCCCAGGGGAGACCAGCCATGACATCGACGGCATCAGCACCACCGACACCAATAGCAGCCATACCGAGACCACCAGCGTTGGGAGTGTGCGAGTCAGTACCGATGAGGAGAGCACCAGGGAAAGCGTAATTCTCAAGCACAATCTGGTGAATGATACCAGAGCCGGGCTTCCAGAAACCAATGTTGTACTTTGCGCAAGAAGTCGACAAGAAGTTGTAGACCTCTTTGTTGATCTCGTTGGCGCGGGCCAAATCCTTCTCACCACCGACCTGAGCCTCGATGAGATGGTCGCAGTGGACGGTAGTGGGAGTAGCAACCGAAGGCAGACCAGCTGACATGAATTGGAGAATAGCCATTTGAGCAGTGGCATCCTGGCAAGCTACACGGTCGGGACGGAGCTTGAGGTAGCTGGAGCCGCGCTCAATCTCTTGACCGTGGGGGTCGTCCAAGTGGGAGTAGAGAATCTTCTCGGCAAAAGTGAGGGGGCGGTTCAATCGCGAGCGGACAATGTTGAGGTTGTCGTTCATCTGCTTGTAGTTGATGTAGTGGCCTTTCTCCCAGTTTGTCATTTCGACCTTGCGGGAGAGAGCAGCATCGCTGACAGTAGCCAATTGCCTGCGCGAAGCAAGGCTCTGGCCCAAGCGGCCAAGCCTAGAGAACTTCTGCATGGTGAAGTTTGGTGAGGATGGAGTGGAGAGAGGAGGGATGGAGGAAGTGGAGGAAAAGAAGGTCAGAAGCTGCCACGAGTTGGGCGATAACTAATGGCGAACTGGAATGTGGTGATTGGTTCGTCTAGCCCCAGCTTGGTGCGGAATACCTCGGCGCCAGCGCAAAACAGGACGGCAGCGCCTTTCCGTGGGCCCGAAGTTTCACGTGTTGGCCGTGGTGGCGGCGTAATTGGCATGGAATTATGGGGAAAGATGGTTATCCGGCGGTTATCCGGTGTGTGTCTGGGCTTGTGATTGTGCTTTGGAGCTTCAATGTTGGTACGTAGAGGGGGAGGGTTGAGTTCATGCAGACGTCATATCCCGCACCCGTTCACCACCGACCCCGCCCGCTCCTTGAGCCTGTGCAACTGATTGGCGTTTTGATAAGCACAGTAGCATTACACATGTcttgcagcagcagcagcagcagcagcagcagcagcagcagcagcagcatcAAGCTTGCAAAGTCAATTCTTCCAGCTCCGTGTGCGTGTGCATGTGCGTGTGTGCGGCATTTCCGTCGCAGCAGCCCGCGCCGGCGTCAGCCAGACAGGCCTGCAGACCGGTGGCTCTGGAGCAGTGTTGCATGTACCAGACTCGCTTTGGGCCTAGCCCCAAAAGACTTTCTGACCTGCAGACACGCACACGGGCCATGGTCGGCAATCCGTCTCCACACAGCCCAAGGAACTTTCTCTATAGCCGATATTTCAAGACTTGACACGGATAACCGACGGCCGCGGATCCAGCCAGCCCATCATGCCAGCTATACGTGGACAGGACtccaagaagaagacgcgtCGTCATACGCGCGACCTCGACCAGATTCACGCTGACTTGCGCGACGAGAAGCACTTGGCCCAGTTCAAGGATGCAAAGCCCATAGAAGACTTGCCTGGTTTGGGCCAGTATTACTGCAAAGAATGCGCAAAGTTTTTCGAGAGCGATGGCAATTTTGTCGCCCACCAAAAGGGCAAGGTGCACAAGCGGAGGTGAGGGTATTGCTCTACGACTGCCAGGAAGGTGACTGACGAAATTTCAGAGTGAAGCAACTTCGCGAAGAACCCTATTCCATCAAAGAAGCAGAGGCCGGCATGGGCTTCACCACCAACAACGGAAAGCGCACAACGTTGCCCGCAGCCCCAATGGAAGTCGACCAGGTTGCGACGACTGGATGATTGCGCGTAAACTCTGCAGCACGACTATATTAGACTGTGGACGCGACTGTCTGAGCGCCTTGATGTCCACACACAGGCTGGAGAGAAGGAAGACATGATACGCTATTGAGCAGCCAGCAACGTGTCGCGGACTTGGGACAAAAGCATTGCATTGCATGGCGTTCAAAATGGAAACTGGGGCATATAGAGACGCCGAATGTTCAGATGATACCCCACGCTGGAATTGAAATACTATCGTTTTTGACAGCTGAAGAAGATGCTATATACATGATCCTCCAGCGCGTCGTGCGCATCCACCGTGTCGCATGTGAAGTAAAAAAAATCATATGCCATGTACGCAAGTCATGACGATATATGTAAACATTCACTATACCAAAATCATATCAAAAACATTTATCCTGCGTTGTGCTACCTGGGCTAGGTACCCATATCAGTGGTGCCTGAAGCTGCCTGTAGCTACCTAACACAACCCTCACCACAACCAACGCCAAATCCACAACATAAGAACCCACACTCCAGCACGACATCCGAAACATCCTACACATCCCAAACACCCCCCGACAACAACCATGGAATTCACAAATACCCCCCTCTACGGCGGCGCTATAACTGTCGACCTCCCCTCCAGCTTTGCCGACGCATCGTAAGTTTTCCCATAACCAATTTCCCCCCCACATCCCGGTACCTTTTTCCCTTGGCAACATCTACGCAAGCATGATCCCTCGCCATATCCGAAATTACCCCCTTGCGCTCCTTCAAGCTATCCCATACTAAACTCGATGCAGACAAATCCGCCAAATCCCCGATAACCAAGAAGTCTACCTCGACAACAGCGGATACTCATCTATAGTAGTTGAGATCCTGGAATACGTGGACAAATCCAGTGATGAAGAGGCGTTGCAGTACCATTTTGCCGATTTGGTAGATGGAACGGATGATGCAACGACGGTGGTTGAGCAAGTTGGTGCGAGCATGAAGAGTTTGCCGTATGTTACTTTGTTTCCTCACTTGTGTGTCTTCTATCGGGGGTGGGAAAAGTACTGTTTTCGTGGAAACTGTACCACGATTACTAAAGAAGATCGCTAATATCCTCCCTACAGATCAACCCCCCTCTTAACCCTCTCTTTTGTGCAAACTCCTCCATCAATCAACCCCCATCCTAACCGCAAAACCCCGGAATACACATTTATCcacctccttcttcttcgtctcaAAGAGCAGGAGACAGATATCTTGATTACCATCAATGTGCCCCATTATCCCGGTGAATACGAGAAGCCTGCTATGGGACAGCAAGAGACGGAGCTGATGAGGAGTAGTAAGCTGGTCAGGGAGAAGGTCTTGGAGACGTTTGAGGTCAAGGAGTGGGGCTTGTTTGAGGGATGATGGGGATTGTGAGGGACTGAAGTGGATCAGGGCAAGGGAAGATGTAAATTTGAGAATTAGAGGGATGAGTATGTGTCAAGACTTGGATAGCAATAACCAACATGAATGTCTCGTAACAGTAACATATACATGCTACTACTAGAGGCGTGTTCATAGACCCGAATCTCTTCCTCACTTTCTTGCAAGTAGCTCAAATCTATCACTCATATGTGACTAGATCTTGTTTCCAACTACAAGTTCCTCATGATTCGTACCAGTCATTATTATGTCTTGGGTATAGTCCACGCTGTTATTCATTTTTCACATGCATGCCAACATCGTGTTCGTATACTCCCTTTCCTAAAACGCCATCGCTGTAAGAAAAATGATTTTACCATCCTGATACATCAAACCCATGTAGCCATACGTCATCATTTAGTTGTACTGATTAGCCCGGTTCAACCTTCTCCGCATTTCCTCGGCAGCAGTGGGCGCCCGCTCATTCAAGCTTGGATCAACATGCTGCTCGAGATGGCCTAACTGCGGCAAACTGTTCGCACTTTGAGCAGCGAGGAACGGCGAAGGCGGAAGATCTGCAAGACTGTTCACAGTTTGTACATCCTCCATGAGCGCGGGATCGACCGGCATATCGTACTGGTTGTGTTGTGAAAACCGTCCAAAGGAACCCTGGTGCTGTGAGGCTTCAAGTTGGAGCTGGGAACTCGGCGAGTCGGAGCGACGTGGAGGCTGAGATGGTGAAAAGAGGCTCGGCGGGGTGGGAGTTAGTGGGGGTTGAGTGTTGGTAGAATGTAAGAAGCTTGAGCTCGATCGTCCTTCTGCTCGCGCCTGGTTTTGTCCCTGTCGCATGGCAGAAAGGCCCTTGTTCATCTCACTGCATACAGGACAGTTACGAATGACCTGACTGACTGTCTCCTTTATGCGAACCCAATGATATATCTCCGCAATGGCTGCAGTTGTCTTATTAATACCACCAtggtgtttgtgatgtaTCTCCCGCGCAAGCTCGTATTGCTGCTTGGGGTCCGGAATGACTTCTTTGCCTTTGAGCCACAATCTGTCAGGCTCGTCGTCTTTGCCAGGTGTGAGCTTGTAGTGCGTCGCCGCACTACGGAGACGGCTTTTCTCCGCTCTATCGGCACCATTTGGGTATTTACCGTTCTTTAAATAGAAGCGGATCTTGTCAAAGCGTTCCTCTGACACGAATTCGTCATCTTGACCCAAGTCACGCCCATATATAATGGCATCAACCAGTTCACCAGGATACGACTTGAGGTTACCGCAGCCTTTGACACGACCGATGCGCTTGAAGCCGAGAGCATCCCATATACGACAGGAAGCGACATTGGTTTCGTATACGAGGTTAAAGACGGAGTAGGTGTAGCCCTAGACATGTCAGCCAAGTTCTGTATAGCCCGAGTTATGAATCTCACCAGCTTAGGAGCCCAGTCCAGATATGTCTCGCCCATCAAGCGACCAACGCCCCGATTACGCGATGCATCCGTGACTAGAAACCCGCCGTTGCAGACATGGCTCGACCGTCCTGGATAGTTGGGCTTGATGTAGAAACTCCCTAAGCACTCCCTTTCCCAGTCGCAACCTTGGCGCGCCATCTCGTGCAGTGCTCTCCCATCTTGTATTTCGCCGATCAGCATGATAGCGCCAAAGACGCCGAACCAGTATGGACCAAAGTCGTCGAGAGAAAGCGGCTCAACCATAGGGTACGTGTCGCCCTTTTCAATCTCGCGGCCTAATTGGTCGCATAGATATGCCAACAGTGTGAGAGGTACTTGATTCGGCGCAGAAAAGGGTATAATGGTCGCGGTAGTGACACGGTCGCGCAGGATCACTTGACCCGGGGCAATGCCCACAGGTAGCGGGCCACCAGGCGGGGGATACGGCACGTCGCCCGACGTTCTGTATACGACAGGCGCACTCGGATCATCTAGCATTGCAGGCATCGCGGGCGGACGGACGTGGGCGATAGAGTTTGAGTTGTCCTGATACGCGATTAGCATCGTAAAAGTGTAAATGTCAAGCTACATGATGGGGTCGAGTGAAATGCTTGCGCTAATCTCAGAGTGAGATGGCAATAACGCCAGGGACCACGACATGCTAGCGCAGTGGGGTGTAGACGTGCTCCACATGGTTCAATGTTGCGAACAAGATGGTGTATGACTTACCGCGTGGTACCTGAGGCCTAGAGATCGTCAAGCAGGATGAGAGATACTGCCGTGATGTGGTGCTCGCGCTGCCCGCCTGCCAGACGTGCTTCTAGCGCATCGCTAAGGACGACCAATCACAGTCATCTTCCCTCACTTGCGTCCTGGGCCCCTTAGTTGCCCTGTGACTGTGATTTGTGAAGCTGTAGTCTCTGGACATGCTATCGCGTAGGTGACgtaaaatacttgacagcGAAAGTATCGGTAAACCCCGATGTTCTATTCATGATATACCTATAGTAGCTTGTGCACACGAGGGTGTTGAGTATTTCGTGTTCAGGTGCTACTGAAGTCACGTTTCTTATCAAACATCACACAAGGTTCCTTGAGTTGACTCGTCACGGAATCAATATATTGAACGACATTAGAGTTGGCAGACTGGTGCTTATATTTAGGCACTACGTAAGTTCGACCAAGGACATCACCTAGATACTCCATAGACATAGGTGTAACTACTAGCATCAACTGAAACAACTTGCGAAGCCTACTCACCCAAAGTGCAGGCTTGTCAATCCACGCGACTCATACTCCCAAGGATTGCAAAATGAGATACAATTGCGACGCTAAGAGATGCTGACATTCCTGCTTAAACCTTGGGATATACCAATGACACTGTGTAAAAAAGGAAACAAAATTCTCGTATCAAATATACATTGCGAAAAGGTATTATGTAAAAGGATCCTTCGTACACACAAGCACAACTCATCTTCCCCTTCTATCCCATCATTTCCCACTTGGGCAGGAACTACCTTACATGGAAGAGTAGAGGAAGTTGCCTTGCGGGTCAACATACTCAATCGTTTGTTCACTGACACAGTAGCCATTCTCCTCCCAAGGCATAGATGGGTAAGGGAAGACACCGTTGCTGGGGCTCTTGGGGTGTGTGCCATCGCTGCTAGGCTGCATGTATTCCGATGTATCGGGCAGCGGGATGTCGATGGCGCTGGGGATGTACGTAAATGGCTTTCCAGCGGGTAGGTGTGCAGTAGCTTCATGGAGAGTCTCGGCAGGTGCACTCAAATCGGGGAGCTCATCTGGGGAGGCTGCGGGCTTGGCTGGGTTGGACCTGACGCTGACGTGGAAGTTGGGGATGGTGTCCGGGTCAATTTCGCCATCTAGACCAACGACCTTGTAGTAAAGGTTTTCCTTTAGGTAAGGTCCAACGTGCTCGGGACGTAGAGATTCAAGTTCACCCTTGGCTTCCTTGCCTTGAAGGCACGTGGTCAAAGGAAGGGAACCCTCAATCATGACGGGTTGGGAAGAGTTGGCACCACCCTTCATTGACGCACCGAGGACACCAAAAGAACCAACATAGCTAGACCATTGAGTGAAATCGGTAGACGGGTCGTAGTCGGCGTCAGTGTTGTTGCTGTAAGGAGCTGTTCCAGTGCTGAGAGGCGAAGTGGCAGATGCAGTAGAGCTTCCAACCGGGCGGGGCGAAGTAGAGTTCGCAAGAGGATAAGGTGCAGTGGAGTTGCTTTCGGGCTTTCCGACGAAGCAATGGATGGTGTAGGATCCAGTCATCGCGTACTTGTCAGCGATAATAGAAAGGACAGTGTGGTAGTCACCCTCCACAATGTCGCGTCCGAGATATTGACCAGTAGGGCCGAAAGCAGCAGCACCATCACGCTTGCTAAGGGACCTACCGTTTGAACCGTATAGCCTGTTGACAGCTTGGATTACTTGCTGGGCGGAACGGTCGCTGG is a window of Pyrenophora tritici-repentis strain M4 chromosome 2, whole genome shotgun sequence DNA encoding:
- a CDS encoding histone acetyltransferase Spt10: MLIAYQDNSNSIAHVRPPAMPAMLDDPSAPVVYRTSGDVPYPPPGGPLPVGIAPGQVILRDRVTTATIIPFSAPNQVPLTLLAYLCDQLGREIEKGDTYPMVEPLSLDDFGPYWFGVFGAIMLIGEIQDGRALHEMARQGCDWERECLGSFYIKPNYPGRSSHVCNGGFLVTDASRNRGVGRLMGETYLDWAPKLGYTYSVFNLVYETNVASCRIWDALGFKRIGRVKGCGNLKSYPGELVDAIIYGRDLGQDDEFVSEERFDKIRFYLKNGKYPNGADRAEKSRLRSAATHYKLTPGKDDEPDRLWLKGKEVIPDPKQQYELAREIHHKHHGGINKTTAAIAEIYHWVRIKETVSQVIRNCPVCSEMNKGLSAMRQGQNQARAEGRSSSSFLHSTNTQPPLTPTPPSLFSPSQPPRRSDSPSSQLQLEASQHQGSFGRFSQHNQYDMPVDPALMEDVQTVNSLADLPPSPFLAAQSANSLPQLGHLEQHVDPSLNERAPTAAEEMRRRLNRANQYN
- a CDS encoding AcnA, Aconitase A, with protein sequence MSHFKPTAKGGIITPGVSVAVTPSETSDSPVTLDDGQDENALATGSTTNLNDAPDAIMPYDGRCMPIDRDIVDDYDTPTTSSAMGTDDGTSDSTAPYGTRDAPINLDVHDYNTPTAGYSFGFDGVSDFTLMDDLASTMASPLTCGASDVDGQWDRKDVKKGQANSIISSYNRNFTGRNDANPATHSFVTSPDLVVAMTIAGTLNFNPLTDELTGADGKKFKLKEPTGAGLPANGYDPGQDTYQAPPEDHAKNLPILIKCQGKTTTDHISMAGPWLKYRGHLDNISNNMLIGAINAENGEANKVKNALNGEYGAVPDVARDYKKNGVPWVVIGDWNYGEGSSREHAALEPRHLGGAAIITRSFARIHETNLKKQGMLPLTFSDPADYDKIGPNDRVDLASTELAPGKPLTMTVHPADGSKEFQIKLSHTFNEGQIEWFKNGSALNTMAKNAKQ
- a CDS encoding AcnA, Aconitase A, which codes for MQKFSRLGRLGQSLASRRQLATVSDAALSRKVEMTNWEKGHYINYKQMNDNLNIVRSRLNRPLTFAEKILYSHLDDPHGQEIERGSSYLKLRPDRVACQDATAQMAILQFMSAGLPSVATPTTVHCDHLIEAQVGGEKDLARANEINKEVYNFLSTSCAKYNIGFWKPGSGIIHQIVLENYAFPGALLIGTDSHTPNAGGLGMAAIGVGGADAVDVMAGLPWELKAPKVIGVKLTGKLSGWTAPKDIILKVAGILTVKGGTGAIVEYHGPGTESLSCTGMATICNMGAEIGATTSVFPFNDRMYDYLAATKRRDIGDFSREYASQLREDEGAQYDELIEINLDELEPHINGPFTPDLATPISKFKEAVKANNWPEELKVGLIGSCTNSSYEDMSRAASIAEDAMAHGVKAKSLFTVTPGSEQIRATIARDGQLKTFEEFGGMVLANACG
- a CDS encoding UFD2, U1 Zn-finger-containing protein; this encodes MPAIRGQDSKKKTRRHTRDLDQIHADLRDEKHLAQFKDAKPIEDLPGLGQYYCKECAKFFESDGNFVAHQKGKVHKRRVKQLREEPYSIKEAEAGMGFTTNNGKRTTLPAAPMEVDQVATTG
- a CDS encoding SprT, protein conserved in bacteria; the protein is MARLRKPSPNEPTIFMPPTEARATRASPRKATLQYASSQDDESLVLVPKSSRRTARGDSFADDTEQSFRMPKTATPKDALTPRKQRVLRPVESNSRLLRKLSDESLASPEKKKRERRVRSGTTDVDVERRDRLMYAKSLAKSVVNKQTRKPTIQVVAEAEVQVAAERSRGRGQEPKEQAVEAEEDEEVEEAETSLWCGDEEAETQREVAEPVADNSDDTEDEDAIVDTRNRRRQPRARRVVSDSEEEEGDMSDLQAAAHPRKPSFKIPELKPTAPVQEPANLTSMRPPHRKGHSTISNWAQEVIDLSDSPEAPASFVLPQPTHVRSSSFAASSRPTSSASNAPLAILTYSPTPTKKRSPRKAPPVSRPGTPPLAPPGPTKLVSPSKKKSAIPKAADIDGRPSLDAFWNPAAVNDWTDRHSPTKPIVSPKKQKWREDIVKMMEGVALEDSSDEGYESPTVSPKKKPTSRGPVKKKAPEITATPNIKQIREQRKAFAERKHAIAEAFLVELDNKISDGRIHELSKPTGGIKLVWSKTLKTTAGRANWRREQIRIRTGPLPTDTRVEIRHHCSIELAEKVIDDEERLYNVLAHEFCHLTTFMISEVRNNPHGAEFKSWGRKATAAFTNQGVEVTTKHSYQIEYKYVWECIACGYEFKRHSKSVDPARHSCGKCKGRLAQTKPTPRGVGAGAAVGKDGKREKSEYQVFVKENFARVKKDLELEGKDAQMGKVMEALGKEYRARNGVKGTEKEKVVIDLEEALGELKI
- a CDS encoding Mog1 domain containing protein, encoding MEFTNTPLYGGAITVDLPSSFADASQIRQIPDNQEVYLDNSGYSSIVVEILEYVDKSSDEEALQYHFADLVDGTDDATTVVEQVGASMKSLPSTPLLTLSFVQTPPSINPHPNRKTPEYTFIHLLLLRLKEQETDILITINVPHYPGEYEKPAMGQQETELMRSSKLVREKVLETFEVKEWGLFEG